A part of Cervus elaphus chromosome 11, mCerEla1.1, whole genome shotgun sequence genomic DNA contains:
- the LOC122703759 gene encoding 60S ribosomal protein L10-like produces the protein MSIRTKLQNKEHVIEALRRAKFSFPGRQKIHISKKWRFTKFNTDEFENMVAEKRLIPDGCAVKYVPNCGPLDKLSGPALMSISAVPSLITLTNKCYFLSKIKNKNKIKYC, from the coding sequence ATGTCCATCCGCACCAAGCTGCAGAACAAGGAGCATGTGATTGAAGCCCTCCGCCGGGCCAAGTTCAGTTTCCCTGGCCGTCAGAAGATCCACATCTCCAAGAAGTGGAGATTTACCAAGTTCAATACAGATGAATTTGAGAACATGGTGGCAGAAAAGCGACTCATCCCGGATGGCTGTGCGGTCAAATACGTCCCTAATTGTGGTCCCCTGGACAAATTGTCGGGCCCTGCACTCATGAGCATCAGCGCTGTTCCCTCCTTAATCACGCTCACCAATAAATGCTATTTcctgtcaaaaataaaaaataaaaataaaataaaatattgctga